GTCCCGGGGGCGTGAGGGCAGGGCCTCGCTCTGCGGCTGGGGCTTGACGCCTCCCGCCTGCGCCGGGTACTTCTTCCCTTCGCAACGAGTCTCTTGGGTGAAGACCACGGCAGTGCCGTGCCCGGCGCCCTCGTTTCGCTCGGGCGTAACCGGTCGAGCGCGGAGCCGGTCCGGTTCCTCTGTAGGAGCCAGCTCCTGCTGGCGATTTCGGCCGAAGGCCGACCCTTCCCCCTGCCGCCAGTGCGGCAAGTCGCCTGCGGGAGCAGGCTCCTACACTCGCTTCTCGTTGTCCTTCGGATAGAGAGCGGCCGGCCGGTTACGCCCGTTTCGCTCCCCTACCCACCGAGTCTTCCAGCAAGGAGGATTGCCCCGTGTCCCGAAGCGTGAAGGAAGTGGAGGCCCTGATCCTGGAAGCGGGCCGGAAGGCCCGCCGCGAGACCAGCGCCGAGCCGGAGCCCGAGCTCGTGAGGCCCGCCGAGTGGCCCATCCAGTGCACGGTGGGACCCGGCCTGGAGGGCGCCATCGCCTGCGAGAGCAAGGTGGGGTACGTCAACGGCGCCAAGGGCTGGCTGATCTACCGGGGCTACGACGTCTTCGAGCTGTGCGCCCACTCGAACTTCGAGGAGGTGAGCTACCTCCTGCTCCACGGCAGGCTCCCCAGTGCCTCGGAGTACGCAGCATTTCGAAAGACCCTGGCCGAGTACCGCCACCTTCATTCCACCCTGCGGGCGGTGCTGGGGTTCCCGGTGGAGCGCATGAGCACCATGGCGGCACTGCGCCTGGGCGTGATGATGATGCGCCAGGAGCTGACCCACATGGACGAGAAGGAGTGGCACCCCCGGGCCATGAGCGTGATCGGCGCCGACGAGGACTCGATCCCCATGGAGACCGTGCCGCGGGGGGACAAGCACGCCATTTACGAGTTCAAACGGCGCCGGCGGTTGGGTCCCGGGCCCTCGGGGAACGGGGACGAGGGATCCGGACTGGGCGCGTGCTACCACCTCATCGCCGGGCTTTCCACCGTCGCTGCCGCCGTCGCCCGGGTCCACCGGGGACGGCTCCCCATCGAGCCGGACCCGGACCTCGGCCACGCCGCCAACTTCCTCTACATGATGACCGGCCGACGGCCGAGCCCCGTGGAGGAGAAGGTGATGGACGTGGCCCTCATCCTCCACGCAGACCACGGCATGAACGCGAGCACGTTTGCGGCCATGGTGGTGGCCTCGACCCTGTCGGACTTCTACTTCTCCGTGGGCTCGGGCATCGCAGCCCTCAACGGGCCCCTCCACGGGGGGGCGAACGAACAGGTGATCCACACCCTGGAGGAGGTGCGGGAGGCGGGCGACGTGGGGGTGTGGCTCGACAAGGCGGCGGCCGCCAAGCGAAAGATCCCCGGGTTCGGCCACCGGGTCTACAAGGCCTACGACCCTCGTGCCCGGGTGCTCGGACCCCTCGCGGAGTTCCTGGCCCAGGGCGAGGGGGAAACGACGGACCTGTTCGCAGTGGCCCGCCAGCTCGAGACCCACGTGGTCGAGCGTCTGGGGCAGAGCAAGCAGATCTTTCCCAACGTGGATTTCTACTCGGGCCTGGTCTACCGAGCCCTGGGCATCCAGACCGAGATGTTCACCCCCATCTTTGCGGTGAGCCGGGTCGCCGGCTGGACGGCCCGCGTCCTGGAGTACCTGGAGAACAACCGGATCTTCCGGCCGCGCGCCCGGTACGTGGGGGAGTTTGGGAAGGAGTACGTGCCGCTGGAGGACCGGGGATAGACGCTACTGCGAGAGCTTCGCCTTGTGGTCCGAAGGATCGTGCCCCGCCCGCGCCGCGAAGCGGCGAGAGCCTCGGTCGGGAGCCTTGGGGCGCGGAGGCCTCTGGCACCTGATGTACTGCCCGTGGTGGATCTCCAGGGTCTGGAAGAGGCGGTAGAGCCGCGACCGGGAGATCCCGAGCGCCTTGGCC
This genomic interval from Thermodesulfobacteriota bacterium contains the following:
- a CDS encoding citrate/2-methylcitrate synthase; the protein is MSRSVKEVEALILEAGRKARRETSAEPEPELVRPAEWPIQCTVGPGLEGAIACESKVGYVNGAKGWLIYRGYDVFELCAHSNFEEVSYLLLHGRLPSASEYAAFRKTLAEYRHLHSTLRAVLGFPVERMSTMAALRLGVMMMRQELTHMDEKEWHPRAMSVIGADEDSIPMETVPRGDKHAIYEFKRRRRLGPGPSGNGDEGSGLGACYHLIAGLSTVAAAVARVHRGRLPIEPDPDLGHAANFLYMMTGRRPSPVEEKVMDVALILHADHGMNASTFAAMVVASTLSDFYFSVGSGIAALNGPLHGGANEQVIHTLEEVREAGDVGVWLDKAAAAKRKIPGFGHRVYKAYDPRARVLGPLAEFLAQGEGETTDLFAVARQLETHVVERLGQSKQIFPNVDFYSGLVYRALGIQTEMFTPIFAVSRVAGWTARVLEYLENNRIFRPRARYVGEFGKEYVPLEDRG